The following proteins come from a genomic window of Acetivibrio cellulolyticus CD2:
- a CDS encoding ABC transporter ATP-binding protein has translation MEKILEVTDLKKIYKNGRGVCDINFDINQGEIIGLLGPNGSGKTTIMKSITGLLKIDNGNIKICGINISDKFEEAIVNVGCLIETPSAIGNMSCYNNLKLISNYYSNIDTSRIDEVLQIVGLSKYKNDKVKNFSLGMKQRLAIAMAIYQKPRLVILDEPANGLDIEGSKELRKIISDLAKEFMISFLISSHQIYEIEMLCDKILIIQDGKIVDTCRVKNVKAEGISLEDYFIEKTNLNKEADGNEFNYNRNKE, from the coding sequence ATGGAAAAAATACTGGAAGTAACGGATCTTAAAAAAATTTATAAAAACGGCAGAGGCGTCTGTGATATAAATTTTGACATAAATCAGGGTGAAATCATCGGGCTTCTTGGTCCTAACGGGTCTGGCAAGACAACAATTATGAAATCCATAACAGGACTGCTGAAGATTGACAATGGAAATATAAAAATCTGCGGCATCAATATTTCCGATAAATTTGAAGAGGCAATAGTAAATGTAGGCTGTCTGATTGAAACTCCATCAGCCATTGGAAATATGAGTTGCTATAACAATCTTAAACTTATATCAAATTACTATAGCAATATTGATACATCAAGAATTGATGAAGTACTTCAAATAGTAGGTCTTTCAAAGTATAAAAATGATAAAGTCAAGAATTTTTCGCTTGGGATGAAGCAAAGACTGGCAATAGCAATGGCTATTTATCAGAAGCCAAGACTGGTAATACTGGACGAACCTGCCAATGGGCTTGACATAGAAGGATCAAAGGAATTAAGGAAAATTATTTCAGACCTTGCAAAAGAGTTTATGATAAGTTTCTTGATCTCAAGTCATCAGATTTATGAAATAGAAATGCTGTGTGATAAAATCCTAATAATACAGGATGGAAAAATAGTTGACACATGCAGAGTTAAAAACGTTAAAGCTGAAGGCATTTCACTCGAAGACTATTTTATCGAAAAGACGAATTTAAATAAGGAGGCTGATGGAAATGAATTCAATTATAATAGGAACAAAGAATGA
- a CDS encoding transketolase family protein has product MQKSIATREAYGNALAEIGADTRIVVMDADLSKSTKTEVFKKKYPERFFNMGIAEANMMSAAAGLASCGKVVFASTFAMFATGRAFEQVRNSICYPALNVKIGGSHAGLTVGEDGASHQVIEDIALMRSIPNMTVISPADAVEARHATIAAAMFEGPVYLRLSRLAVPVLFDENTYKFELGKGVTISEGTDVTIIATGYMVGKAVEAGEILKSQGISARVVNIHTIKPIDKDIIVRAAKETGAIVTCEEHTVMGGFGSAVAEVLVENYPVPVKMVGVQDKFGKSGKPDELIKLYGLTAENIVNKAKEAIAMKKV; this is encoded by the coding sequence ATGCAAAAAAGTATAGCGACAAGAGAAGCATATGGAAATGCTCTAGCTGAGATAGGTGCAGATACAAGAATTGTGGTAATGGATGCTGACCTTTCAAAGTCTACAAAGACTGAAGTATTCAAGAAAAAATATCCTGAAAGATTTTTTAATATGGGAATCGCTGAGGCAAACATGATGTCGGCAGCTGCGGGACTTGCTTCCTGTGGTAAGGTGGTTTTTGCCAGCACCTTTGCAATGTTTGCTACAGGAAGAGCTTTTGAACAGGTAAGAAACTCAATATGTTATCCAGCATTAAATGTGAAGATAGGAGGTTCTCATGCAGGACTGACTGTTGGAGAGGACGGTGCCTCCCATCAGGTTATTGAAGATATTGCATTGATGAGATCCATTCCTAATATGACTGTTATCAGTCCGGCTGATGCAGTAGAGGCAAGACATGCGACCATCGCTGCGGCTATGTTTGAAGGACCTGTGTATTTAAGGCTTTCACGTCTTGCTGTTCCTGTATTATTTGATGAAAATACCTATAAGTTTGAATTGGGAAAAGGTGTTACTATTTCAGAAGGTACAGATGTGACAATAATTGCTACAGGATACATGGTGGGAAAAGCTGTTGAAGCTGGTGAGATACTTAAGAGCCAGGGAATCAGTGCCAGAGTAGTAAATATTCATACTATAAAGCCAATTGACAAAGATATTATCGTTAGAGCAGCTAAGGAAACCGGTGCCATTGTGACATGTGAAGAACACACTGTAATGGGTGGGTTCGGAAGCGCGGTAGCAGAAGTGCTGGTTGAAAATTATCCTGTACCGGTTAAGATGGTAGGGGTTCAGGACAAATTTGGTAAATCAGGCAAACCGGATGAATTAATTAAACTGTATGGCCTGACAGCTGAAAATATTGTAAATAAAGCAAAAGAAGCAATTGCTATGAAAAAAGTATAG
- a CDS encoding WecB/TagA/CpsF family glycosyltransferase, giving the protein MRRTVKILDIPVDNLTMEGAVERFKYLLGEPGIHTIYTPNAEIMMAAQREPDLKAILSEADMLLPDGAGVVLASKIIRDNLKERVAGYDLTLNCFKLSSKMNISYFFFGGKPGVAEEAAKKVQTENPDINIVGIRNGYFSADEESNIIEQINASNPDVLLVALGAPRQEKWIYKNKHRLNAKICIGVGGTFDVLAGRAKRAPVFFQKNGLEWLYRLYKEPWRFIRMLDLPRFILLVTAKKVGLKK; this is encoded by the coding sequence ATGAGAAGGACTGTAAAAATTTTAGATATACCTGTAGATAACTTGACAATGGAGGGAGCAGTAGAAAGGTTTAAATACCTCCTGGGCGAACCCGGTATACACACCATTTATACCCCAAACGCCGAGATAATGATGGCTGCACAACGAGAGCCAGATTTAAAAGCAATCTTAAGTGAAGCTGACATGCTTTTACCTGATGGGGCGGGTGTGGTTCTTGCATCTAAAATTATCAGGGATAATTTAAAGGAACGTGTTGCAGGTTATGATCTTACTCTAAATTGTTTCAAGCTGTCTTCTAAAATGAATATTTCTTATTTCTTTTTTGGTGGAAAACCTGGAGTGGCTGAGGAAGCAGCGAAAAAAGTACAAACAGAAAACCCTGACATCAATATTGTTGGAATTAGAAACGGATATTTTTCTGCTGATGAAGAATCAAATATAATTGAACAAATAAATGCCTCAAATCCTGATGTTCTGTTGGTTGCTCTTGGCGCTCCAAGGCAGGAAAAGTGGATATACAAAAACAAACATAGACTTAATGCAAAAATTTGTATAGGTGTTGGAGGTACTTTTGATGTACTTGCAGGCAGGGCCAAAAGGGCACCAGTGTTTTTTCAAAAGAATGGTCTTGAATGGTTATACCGTCTTTACAAGGAACCTTGGAGGTTTATAAGAATGCTTGATTTACCAAGGTTTATCCTGCTTGTAACTGCTAAGAAAGTAGGTCTAAAAAAATAA
- a CDS encoding ABC transporter permease gives MNSIIIGTKNETSKIFSKKKFIFLFSISLLVTVAASTINLLSSRNFGAPLLNNANLPVTVLNFMSSLLLPLFILMLTSDLFSGEFSDNSIVMSLVRPITRNKLYISKILAIGISILFLLLGTFLISLIASLFGGNLSTCLSKLPSNFIAYVSAVIPMLLVAIITAFAAQFTKSGSLTVVIMILASIFMSAASLIFPEIIPFMPTTYLTWYQNFYTDFNLSIILNQLLYILAYGIIFMFAGTYLFTQKDIS, from the coding sequence ATGAATTCAATTATAATAGGAACAAAGAATGAAACCTCTAAAATATTTTCAAAAAAGAAGTTTATCTTTCTATTTTCAATCTCATTGCTTGTAACAGTGGCAGCTTCAACCATCAATTTGTTATCATCCAGAAACTTTGGTGCTCCGTTGCTAAATAATGCAAACCTTCCAGTCACTGTACTAAACTTTATGTCATCATTACTTCTACCGCTATTTATACTTATGCTCACAAGTGATCTGTTTTCCGGAGAATTTTCCGACAATTCAATTGTTATGTCATTGGTAAGGCCAATTACACGTAATAAACTTTATATTTCTAAAATTTTAGCAATTGGAATAAGCATCCTGTTTCTCTTGCTGGGTACTTTCCTAATCTCCTTAATTGCCAGCCTATTTGGAGGTAATTTAAGTACATGCTTATCAAAACTTCCATCTAATTTTATAGCATATGTATCTGCAGTTATCCCCATGCTGCTCGTAGCTATAATTACTGCCTTTGCAGCTCAATTCACAAAAAGCGGCAGTCTGACGGTTGTAATTATGATATTGGCCTCAATCTTTATGTCAGCAGCTTCGCTTATTTTCCCGGAAATAATACCGTTTATGCCAACAACATACCTTACATGGTATCAAAACTTTTATACCGATTTTAATCTTTCTATCATCCTAAATCAGTTATTATATATTCTTGCATATGGTATAATATTTATGTTTGCAGGAACGTACCTTTTTACGCAAAAAGACATAAGCTAG
- a CDS encoding sensor histidine kinase has protein sequence MSIRFKLILSNVLMIVIPLVSSVVLAIILIGTNFDKAGFGHDSSKEISDEVVQNTFKEFITISNDALNNPDKFKSLQYLQNIDTKLRALNGYLGFTIEDKIYYLSDKIARQKFENHLSLIAANKQSSDESDHTFDEMDYFNHKFKLSDGKDCTIYIFFNTKPFENFFHGFVSNFVSWFLIIVLLTNGVLTFIVSRSIIKPLKKLKYGAEQIKDGNLSFVIDEKSKDEVGEVCHAFEEMRYRLKSALEQQLKYDEERNEFIASISHDLKTPLTSIKGHIDGLKDGVADTPEKTARYMDIIYKKVIDMDRLINDLTFYSNQTLKKVPFNFSKVNLKIFIEDMIDEYQIELDKLGITITSCYNLSGDTLVKADSEKLKRVIANIFENSIKYMNNENSQIKIDVQDRQDKVLIGIHDNGEGIKKEHLPNIFNRFYRADPSRNTTKGGSGLGLAIASQIIEEHGGRIWAESEFGNGTSIYFQLEKVGTGNEKTDTDS, from the coding sequence ATGTCTATCCGATTTAAATTGATACTATCAAATGTTTTGATGATAGTAATCCCATTAGTATCATCAGTAGTGCTGGCAATTATTTTAATTGGCACAAACTTTGACAAGGCCGGCTTTGGACATGATAGTTCTAAAGAAATATCCGATGAGGTTGTCCAGAATACATTTAAGGAATTTATAACTATATCAAATGATGCTTTAAACAATCCAGATAAATTTAAGAGTTTGCAATATCTTCAGAATATTGATACAAAATTGAGAGCACTTAATGGATATCTGGGCTTTACAATTGAAGATAAAATCTACTACCTGTCTGACAAAATAGCCCGGCAAAAGTTTGAAAACCACTTGTCATTAATTGCAGCTAATAAACAATCTTCTGATGAATCGGATCATACGTTTGATGAAATGGATTACTTCAACCACAAATTCAAATTATCGGATGGAAAAGATTGCACAATTTATATTTTCTTTAATACAAAACCCTTTGAAAATTTCTTTCATGGGTTTGTATCAAACTTTGTAAGCTGGTTTTTGATAATCGTGCTGCTTACTAATGGAGTTCTTACATTTATTGTATCACGGAGCATTATTAAACCCCTGAAAAAGCTTAAATATGGTGCTGAACAGATAAAAGACGGCAATCTATCCTTTGTTATAGATGAAAAATCCAAGGATGAAGTCGGAGAAGTCTGCCATGCCTTTGAAGAGATGAGATACAGGCTTAAAAGCGCACTCGAGCAGCAGCTAAAATATGATGAAGAGCGTAATGAATTTATAGCAAGCATCTCTCATGATTTAAAAACACCACTAACCTCTATTAAAGGCCATATCGACGGTTTAAAGGATGGTGTTGCCGATACTCCCGAGAAAACCGCAAGATATATGGATATTATCTACAAAAAAGTTATTGATATGGACAGACTTATAAATGATCTGACCTTTTATTCCAATCAGACTTTAAAAAAGGTGCCCTTTAACTTTTCCAAGGTTAATCTAAAAATCTTCATTGAAGATATGATTGATGAATACCAGATAGAACTAGATAAACTTGGAATAACCATTACAAGCTGCTACAATTTATCAGGCGATACACTGGTAAAAGCCGACTCAGAAAAACTTAAAAGGGTTATAGCAAATATATTTGAAAATTCTATAAAATATATGAATAATGAAAACAGTCAAATAAAGATAGATGTACAGGATAGACAAGATAAGGTTTTGATCGGTATACACGACAATGGTGAAGGAATTAAAAAAGAACATCTGCCAAACATATTTAACAGATTCTACAGGGCAGATCCTTCAAGAAATACAACTAAAGGCGGAAGCGGCCTTGGACTTGCAATTGCAAGTCAGATAATAGAAGAGCACGGAGGTAGGATCTGGGCTGAGAGCGAATTTGGAAATGGAACAAGTATATACTTTCAATTGGAAAAGGTAGGTACAGGTAATGAAAAAACGGATACTGATAGTTGA
- the csaB gene encoding polysaccharide pyruvyl transferase CsaB: MKVLHLIGGGDIGGAKSHVLSLVNELGKHIDVKLISFRTGAFADEAHTLGINIDIVKTGTIFSDVKKVLEIIKEEGYELIHSHGAKANMVAVAVKKITGLPVVTTVHSDYRLDYLQNIVKMFSFGMVNMVALRFVDYYIGVSKNFKDMLIERRFNPQNIFTVYNGINFEKKELKLTKEGFLSKYNLHFDKDDVIIGILARLHPVKGITTFLQAAAEVVKQNPSVRFLIAGDGEERKSLERKAASLKLDKNVFFLGFVNEPYEFINTIDINVLTSLSESFPYSILEGTLFKKATISSNVGGISDLIDTERNGFLFEPKDYQALAKHMLTLVNNTQLREEMGQKIHQKASTYFSLENMCNTQLGIYENIICRSLDRKTPRNHYDAIISGYYGFKNVGDDAMLMAIIDNLRMCKKDLRILVLSKNPVETRRIYNVDSINRINLLRILFTMRKSKLFISGGGTLIQDNTSTRSLIYYLGMIWLAKKTNMKVMIYANGIGPLNKKNNRNLTKYVVNKVDVITLREELSYKELVNLNIDKPQIHVTADPAFTIKAENPEHINYLLSSEGIDPQTPFIGFSVRRWNNHDKYETTIAKIADYIIETYGINTLFIPMHYPGDLVIIENILSKMKNKGYAIRKKHSVSETLGIIGKTQMLIGMRLHALIFAASIGIPSVGIVYEPKVEGFLKYANQASAGHVNSLEFDKMKQIVDNVWNNRESIKRELDSTTADLKEKALKNAHVAFDLIENY, from the coding sequence ATGAAAGTTCTTCATCTAATTGGTGGAGGAGACATAGGTGGAGCAAAAAGCCATGTTCTCTCTCTAGTAAATGAGCTCGGCAAGCATATAGATGTTAAATTAATCAGCTTCAGGACAGGTGCATTTGCTGATGAAGCCCACACTTTAGGTATAAATATAGACATTGTAAAAACGGGTACTATTTTTTCTGATGTCAAGAAGGTTTTGGAAATAATAAAGGAAGAGGGATATGAACTTATACATTCGCACGGTGCTAAAGCGAACATGGTTGCTGTGGCAGTTAAAAAGATTACAGGTTTGCCTGTAGTAACAACGGTTCACAGTGATTACAGGCTTGATTATCTTCAAAATATAGTAAAGATGTTTTCTTTTGGTATGGTAAATATGGTTGCACTTCGATTCGTAGATTACTATATCGGTGTATCTAAAAATTTCAAAGATATGCTGATTGAAAGAAGGTTTAACCCCCAAAATATATTTACTGTTTATAATGGTATCAATTTCGAGAAGAAGGAATTAAAGCTTACCAAAGAGGGGTTTTTATCAAAATATAATCTACATTTTGATAAAGATGATGTAATTATCGGAATTCTTGCAAGACTTCACCCGGTAAAAGGAATCACAACTTTTCTTCAGGCTGCCGCTGAAGTAGTTAAGCAAAATCCTTCAGTAAGGTTTCTGATAGCAGGTGATGGTGAAGAAAGAAAATCTTTAGAACGTAAAGCTGCTTCTCTCAAGCTTGATAAAAACGTGTTCTTTCTAGGCTTTGTTAATGAACCCTATGAGTTTATTAACACTATAGATATAAATGTCCTTACTTCCTTAAGTGAAAGTTTTCCATATTCTATTTTAGAGGGTACACTCTTTAAGAAAGCTACAATAAGCAGTAATGTAGGGGGTATTTCAGACCTTATTGATACTGAAAGAAATGGATTTCTTTTTGAGCCTAAGGATTATCAAGCCCTCGCCAAGCACATGCTTACACTCGTTAATAATACGCAGCTTAGAGAAGAAATGGGTCAAAAAATTCATCAAAAGGCTAGTACGTATTTCTCCCTTGAAAATATGTGTAATACTCAACTTGGAATATATGAAAACATTATATGCAGAAGCCTTGACAGAAAAACTCCCCGAAATCATTATGATGCTATAATTTCCGGGTACTACGGTTTTAAAAATGTCGGTGATGATGCAATGCTCATGGCTATAATAGATAATCTAAGGATGTGTAAAAAGGATCTTCGGATATTGGTACTTTCAAAGAATCCTGTTGAAACAAGACGTATTTATAATGTTGATTCAATAAACAGAATTAACCTCCTTAGAATCCTCTTTACCATGAGAAAATCCAAACTATTTATAAGCGGCGGAGGAACCCTAATTCAGGATAATACAAGTACCCGTTCCCTTATATATTACCTTGGAATGATCTGGTTGGCTAAAAAAACGAACATGAAAGTTATGATCTATGCCAACGGTATCGGACCTTTAAACAAGAAGAACAATAGAAATCTAACAAAATATGTTGTCAATAAAGTAGATGTTATTACTCTTAGGGAAGAATTATCCTACAAAGAGCTTGTTAATTTAAATATAGACAAACCCCAAATTCATGTGACTGCAGATCCTGCCTTCACTATAAAAGCTGAAAATCCTGAACATATTAATTATTTACTTTCAAGTGAAGGGATCGACCCTCAGACCCCATTTATCGGTTTTTCGGTAAGAAGGTGGAATAACCATGACAAATATGAAACAACCATTGCCAAAATTGCGGATTACATCATAGAAACATATGGCATTAACACACTATTTATTCCAATGCATTATCCTGGTGATCTTGTAATTATTGAAAACATACTATCCAAGATGAAAAATAAAGGTTATGCAATCAGAAAAAAACACTCTGTATCAGAAACACTTGGAATAATTGGTAAAACTCAAATGCTTATTGGCATGAGGCTACATGCTTTAATATTTGCAGCCAGTATAGGCATTCCATCAGTCGGTATTGTTTACGAACCTAAGGTTGAAGGCTTTCTAAAGTATGCAAACCAAGCCTCGGCAGGTCATGTAAATTCATTGGAATTTGATAAAATGAAACAAATAGTTGATAATGTATGGAACAACAGGGAAAGTATCAAAAGAGAACTGGATTCTACTACTGCAGACCTTAAGGAAAAGGCATTAAAAAATGCCCATGTAGCTTTTGATCTTATTGAAAACTATTAA
- a CDS encoding transketolase, whose amino-acid sequence MNESQIKELKKYSTILRKHIIEQVYNAQSGHPGGSLSCTDIITVLYFNEMRLDSKNPHWEDRDRFVLSKGHCSPALYAALAEKGFFPKEELVKFRSVDSFLEGHPSMRYVPGVDMSTGSLGQGISAAVGMAIAGKIDNKDYNVYALLGDGEIQEGQVWEALMAAAHYKLDNLIAFLDHNHLQIDGNISEVMSPEPVEEKFKAFGWKVIMINGHDHLQIIEAINEAKKSKDKPTMIVAETIKGKGVSFMENQAGWHGVAPNKEQAEKAIAELDAVLAGMEV is encoded by the coding sequence ATGAACGAAAGTCAGATAAAAGAGTTAAAAAAGTACTCCACAATATTGAGGAAACATATAATTGAGCAAGTATATAATGCCCAATCAGGTCATCCAGGTGGATCACTTTCTTGTACAGATATAATTACTGTATTGTATTTTAACGAGATGAGGCTAGACTCAAAGAACCCGCACTGGGAAGATAGGGATAGATTTGTTTTGTCAAAAGGACATTGTTCTCCTGCTTTGTACGCAGCACTAGCTGAGAAAGGATTTTTTCCAAAAGAAGAACTGGTAAAATTCAGGAGTGTGGACAGCTTTCTTGAGGGACATCCCAGCATGAGGTACGTACCTGGAGTTGATATGTCGACAGGTTCCCTGGGTCAGGGTATATCTGCCGCTGTTGGAATGGCTATTGCGGGAAAAATTGACAATAAGGACTATAATGTATATGCTTTGCTAGGTGACGGTGAAATTCAGGAAGGACAAGTTTGGGAAGCATTAATGGCAGCAGCTCATTATAAGCTTGATAATCTTATAGCTTTTCTGGATCACAACCATTTACAGATAGACGGAAATATTAGCGAAGTAATGTCTCCTGAACCTGTTGAGGAGAAGTTTAAAGCCTTTGGCTGGAAAGTAATTATGATAAACGGGCATGACCATTTGCAAATTATTGAGGCAATAAATGAAGCTAAGAAGTCTAAGGACAAGCCTACTATGATCGTTGCTGAGACTATTAAGGGCAAGGGCGTTTCATTTATGGAAAATCAAGCTGGATGGCATGGCGTAGCTCCTAACAAGGAGCAGGCAGAAAAGGCTATAGCTGAACTGGATGCAGTTTTGGCTGGAATGGAGGTATGA
- a CDS encoding YitT family protein gives MNLKENATKNWKDYLMVGVGSIITAGSINIFLVPYKIAPGGVSGIATVLYYVSNGKLPVGTTMLALNIPLFLLGMRFIGKKFVLKTLFGTVLLSVIIDLTEPFTNTFVKNFLGESGSLINSQDILLYALFGGFLMGVGLGFVFRSGATTGGTDLAARIVTHFFPVLTMGETLLLIDTSVIILAAVAFKSFQLGLYAIVTLFISSKVIDAILEGVNFAKAVFIISDLSDQIAAKILIDLDRGVTALDGTGMYTGNKKKVLLCILNRGQMPMLKNIVKDVDRNAFIILADIREVLGEGFKTYE, from the coding sequence ATGAATTTAAAAGAAAATGCAACCAAAAACTGGAAAGATTATTTGATGGTTGGTGTAGGCTCAATAATAACAGCGGGCTCAATAAATATATTTTTAGTTCCTTATAAGATTGCTCCGGGAGGAGTTAGTGGGATAGCAACAGTTTTATATTATGTAAGCAATGGTAAGTTACCGGTTGGTACAACCATGCTTGCTCTAAATATTCCACTGTTCTTACTGGGTATGCGCTTTATTGGTAAAAAGTTTGTTTTAAAGACACTTTTCGGGACTGTACTGTTGTCTGTTATTATTGACCTGACTGAGCCTTTTACAAATACATTTGTCAAAAATTTTCTTGGGGAATCTGGAAGTCTTATTAATTCACAGGATATACTTCTATATGCCCTGTTTGGCGGCTTTTTAATGGGAGTAGGACTTGGCTTTGTATTCAGATCAGGTGCCACTACCGGCGGAACTGATCTTGCAGCTAGAATAGTAACTCACTTTTTCCCGGTGTTGACAATGGGTGAGACTCTTTTACTTATTGATACAAGTGTAATTATACTTGCAGCTGTTGCATTTAAAAGTTTTCAGTTGGGATTGTATGCAATTGTTACTTTATTTATAAGTTCAAAAGTAATTGATGCTATATTAGAAGGTGTGAACTTTGCAAAGGCAGTCTTTATAATTTCAGATCTTTCAGATCAGATAGCAGCAAAAATTCTAATAGATTTAGATAGAGGAGTGACAGCACTTGATGGGACAGGCATGTACACAGGAAACAAAAAAAAGGTACTTCTTTGTATTTTAAATAGAGGGCAAATGCCAATGCTGAAAAATATAGTTAAAGATGTTGATAGGAATGCGTTTATAATATTGGCAGATATTAGGGAGGTTCTGGGGGAAGGCTTTAAAACCTATGAATGA
- a CDS encoding response regulator transcription factor, protein MKKRILIVEDEVTIAELQRDYLEISGYDVEIEKTGDKGLSRSLKEDFNLIILDLMLPNIDGFEICRKIRESKNIPILMVSARKEDIDKIRGLGLGADDYITKPFSPSELVARVTAHISRYERLIGSKEKKTETVNIRNLIIDKDSRRVWLENQEITLTGKEFDLLLFMAENPNRVFSREELFDNIWGMDACGDISTVTVHIKKVREKIELDNSKPQYIETIWGIGYRFKV, encoded by the coding sequence ATGAAAAAACGGATACTGATAGTTGAAGATGAGGTCACAATAGCTGAACTCCAAAGAGATTATCTTGAGATCAGCGGATATGACGTTGAAATAGAAAAGACAGGAGATAAAGGGCTTTCCAGATCATTAAAGGAAGACTTCAACTTAATAATTCTAGACCTAATGCTTCCCAATATTGACGGTTTCGAAATATGCCGGAAGATCAGGGAATCTAAGAATATACCTATTCTTATGGTATCAGCCCGTAAAGAAGACATTGACAAAATAAGAGGACTTGGACTTGGCGCTGATGACTACATAACAAAGCCCTTCAGCCCGAGCGAACTTGTAGCTAGAGTTACAGCACATATATCCCGTTATGAGAGACTTATAGGAAGCAAAGAAAAGAAAACGGAAACAGTTAACATTAGAAACCTTATTATAGATAAAGATTCCCGCAGAGTCTGGCTTGAAAACCAGGAGATTACTCTTACAGGTAAAGAGTTTGATCTTCTATTATTCATGGCCGAAAACCCCAACAGGGTTTTTTCTCGTGAGGAATTGTTTGATAACATCTGGGGAATGGATGCCTGCGGGGACATTTCCACTGTCACAGTTCACATTAAGAAGGTCCGGGAAAAAATTGAGCTCGACAATTCAAAACCTCAATACATTGAAACTATTTGGGGAATCGGCTATAGGTTTAAAGTATAA